Proteins from a genomic interval of Asticcacaulis sp. AND118:
- a CDS encoding HAD family phosphatase, with product MRELALPEGLRFKALLFDMDGTLSDTDGLHRQAMVETLAAQGVSLSDADFHRHVSGQSNENIFGHFFPGLSVDAQRRLADEKEALYRRLTPQMSPMPGLLPLIAWAKGQGVVCALVTNGPRLNVEHTLRVLGLADSFDARVLGEELPRAKPDPLPYQDALRRLGVEASEAVAFEDSVPGISSALAAGVATVEITGPARKVGLHPGADLTVSDFAAPSLLRWLRPAASQRIA from the coding sequence ATGCGTGAACTTGCGTTGCCTGAGGGTTTGCGTTTCAAGGCCCTTCTGTTCGACATGGACGGTACGCTGAGCGACACGGACGGCCTGCACCGTCAGGCGATGGTCGAGACTCTGGCGGCACAGGGCGTGAGCCTCAGCGACGCGGACTTTCATCGCCATGTATCGGGGCAATCGAACGAAAATATCTTCGGGCATTTTTTCCCGGGCCTGTCTGTTGATGCGCAGCGGCGTCTGGCCGATGAAAAGGAGGCGCTCTATCGCCGCCTGACGCCGCAGATGTCGCCCATGCCGGGTCTTTTGCCGCTCATCGCGTGGGCGAAAGGGCAGGGCGTGGTCTGCGCGCTCGTCACCAACGGGCCGCGTCTCAATGTCGAGCACACGCTGCGGGTACTGGGACTGGCGGACAGTTTCGACGCGCGGGTGCTGGGCGAAGAACTGCCGCGCGCCAAGCCCGATCCCTTGCCCTATCAGGACGCCCTGCGGCGTCTCGGCGTCGAAGCGTCCGAAGCCGTGGCGTTCGAGGACTCCGTGCCGGGTATAAGCTCGGCGCTGGCGGCGGGCGTCGCCACCGTTGAAATTACGGGCCCCGCCCGAAAGGTCGGCCTGCATCCCGGCGCGGACCTGACCGTCTCCGACTTTGCCGCTCCCTCGCTTCTGCGTTGGTTGAGGCCGGCCGCTTCCCAGCGCATCGCCTGA
- a CDS encoding N-acetylglucosamine kinase — translation MAGPGYFLGVDGGGTKTAFILTDAVGQVVSRHEGGPSYYIQIGFEGLHALLHDGVEAVLAQAGAKPQDIIYAFFGLPAHGEDSSAQPFLDVIPEAVLGHHRYACGNDMICGWAGSLAGEDGINIVAGTGSIGYGEHKGLKARGGGWGETFSDEGSAYWIAVQGLNAFSRMGDGRLPRGLLYDLLMQELALKSDLDICGYVYAKAAPSRDRIAALSRLVAKAASQGDAEAKRIFAEAGRELAAIVDAIRVKLDYAPGETVNLSYSGGVFQGGELILHPFRERLTAFSPDYRLIVPRHSPALGAAFYAARLSGQPIGLPVNA, via the coding sequence ATGGCGGGGCCGGGCTATTTTCTGGGCGTGGACGGGGGCGGCACCAAGACCGCCTTCATCCTGACCGATGCCGTCGGGCAGGTGGTATCCCGGCACGAGGGCGGCCCCAGCTACTATATCCAGATCGGGTTCGAAGGGCTCCACGCCCTTCTGCACGACGGGGTGGAAGCGGTGCTGGCTCAGGCCGGCGCCAAACCGCAGGATATCATCTACGCCTTTTTCGGCCTTCCGGCGCATGGTGAGGACAGCTCGGCGCAGCCGTTTCTCGATGTGATCCCCGAAGCCGTGCTGGGCCACCATCGCTATGCCTGTGGAAATGACATGATCTGCGGCTGGGCCGGATCGCTGGCCGGTGAGGATGGCATCAATATCGTCGCCGGGACCGGGTCGATCGGCTACGGGGAGCATAAGGGCCTGAAGGCGCGCGGCGGCGGCTGGGGCGAGACCTTCTCCGACGAGGGCTCGGCCTACTGGATCGCCGTGCAGGGACTGAACGCTTTTTCGCGTATGGGCGACGGACGTCTGCCGCGGGGGTTGCTGTACGACCTGCTGATGCAGGAACTGGCGTTGAAGAGCGATCTCGATATCTGCGGCTATGTTTACGCCAAGGCCGCGCCATCGCGCGACCGCATCGCCGCCCTGTCGCGGCTGGTGGCGAAAGCGGCGTCGCAGGGCGATGCCGAGGCGAAGCGCATCTTTGCCGAAGCCGGGCGCGAACTGGCGGCCATTGTTGACGCCATCCGCGTGAAACTTGACTATGCGCCCGGCGAGACGGTAAATCTTTCCTATTCCGGCGGCGTGTTTCAGGGCGGCGAACTGATCCTGCATCCTTTCCGCGAGCGCCTCACGGCCTTTTCGCCCGATTACCGGTTGATCGTGCCGCGTCACAGTCCCGCGCTTGGGGCGGCGTTCTACGCCGCGCGCCTGAGCGGACAACCGATCGGATTGCCCGTTAATGCCTGA
- a CDS encoding SIS domain-containing protein encodes MPDMTHLGLDETALERLGGLWTAREIAQQPQMLRETQALLMARRAEIEAFLAPLLAQPNLRVILTGAGTSAFIGECLAPVLSTRLGRRVEAIPTTDLACAPQLYFEADTPTVLVSFGRSGNSPESVAAVELADRFVKSLHHLVITCNADGALARYGQGARGQTVLLPDATHDRSFAMTSSFSCMTYAALAVFGGIADRDARVSAIAHATQQVIGTHAATMKAVADEGYERVVYLGSHIFQGLARESGLKLLELTNGGLVTMFDSPLGFRHGPKTIVNDKTLVVVFLSNNAYTRGYDIDLIDELRRDRDAARVIAITAQDGVGLPVEDQVRIEGLEDADDADLLFPYIVAPQMFAFYESLRYKLTPDKPNTSGTVNRVVQGVRIHELS; translated from the coding sequence ATGCCTGACATGACCCATCTGGGCCTCGACGAAACCGCACTGGAACGTCTGGGCGGTCTGTGGACCGCGCGTGAAATCGCGCAACAACCGCAAATGCTGCGAGAGACGCAAGCCCTGCTAATGGCGCGCCGGGCCGAAATCGAGGCCTTCCTCGCGCCGCTTCTGGCCCAGCCGAACCTGCGCGTTATTCTGACAGGCGCCGGCACCTCCGCCTTTATCGGTGAATGTCTGGCCCCGGTCCTGTCCACGCGCCTCGGCCGCCGCGTCGAAGCCATCCCGACGACAGACCTTGCCTGCGCGCCGCAGCTCTATTTCGAAGCCGATACGCCGACCGTGCTGGTGTCCTTCGGCCGTTCGGGCAACAGTCCGGAAAGCGTCGCGGCCGTGGAACTCGCCGACCGCTTCGTGAAGTCGCTGCATCACCTCGTCATCACCTGTAACGCCGACGGCGCTCTGGCGCGTTACGGTCAAGGGGCCAGAGGTCAGACTGTCCTGCTGCCCGACGCCACCCACGACCGCAGCTTCGCCATGACGTCGAGCTTCTCGTGCATGACCTATGCGGCGCTGGCCGTATTCGGCGGTATTGCTGATAGGGATGCCCGCGTCAGTGCTATCGCCCACGCGACCCAGCAGGTGATCGGCACCCATGCGGCCACCATGAAGGCGGTCGCCGATGAAGGCTATGAGCGCGTCGTCTATCTGGGCAGCCATATCTTTCAGGGACTGGCGCGCGAATCCGGCCTGAAACTGCTGGAACTGACCAATGGCGGTCTGGTGACCATGTTCGACTCACCGCTCGGTTTCCGCCACGGACCGAAGACCATCGTGAACGACAAGACCCTGGTCGTCGTCTTCCTGTCCAACAACGCCTATACGCGCGGCTATGATATCGACCTGATCGACGAGTTGCGCCGCGACCGCGACGCCGCCCGCGTTATCGCCATTACCGCGCAGGACGGCGTAGGGCTGCCGGTGGAGGATCAGGTGCGCATCGAAGGGCTGGAAGACGCCGACGACGCCGATCTGCTTTTCCCCTACATCGTCGCACCGCAGATGTTCGCCTTCTACGAGTCGCTGCGTTACAAGCTGACGCCGGACAAGCCCAATACGTCGGGCACGGTCAACCGCGTCGTGCAGGGCGTGCGCATTCACGAGCTGAGCTGA
- a CDS encoding D-tagatose-bisphosphate aldolase, class II, non-catalytic subunit: MKAMLDLVARHKGGQACGIYSVCSAHPLVIEATFVHALQAGVPVTLIEATCNQVNQDGGYTGMTPESFRMFVYAIADKVGLARERILLGGDHLGPNPWTALSAEEAMKKADVLIEQYVAAGFRKIHADCSMSCADDPVPLPEDTIARRAARLIRIAEATQARVGGEPCVYVIGTEVPVPGGAAEDLPELEVTTPEAALATIEAHRAIFSAEGLADAWPRVIGAVVQPGVEFDHHKVIDYDRARAVKLSAALDAQPHIVFEAHSTDYQTPKALKQLVEDHFAILKVGPGVTFALREAFWALDAIEREWVGEDKASRFRHIAIERMKADPRNWAKYYHATGADLQFDLQYSLSDRIRYYWPDAQITAAQETMFDNLTNNPPPLALISQYLPEAYAAIRNAGLTPTPAHLVIAHIGATLEAYRAACTPEPEYAYA, from the coding sequence ATGAAAGCGATGCTTGATCTGGTTGCCCGGCACAAAGGCGGGCAGGCCTGCGGCATATATTCCGTCTGCTCGGCGCATCCGCTGGTGATCGAGGCGACCTTCGTTCATGCCCTGCAGGCCGGCGTGCCGGTTACGTTGATCGAGGCCACCTGCAATCAGGTCAATCAGGACGGCGGCTATACCGGCATGACGCCGGAGTCTTTTCGGATGTTCGTTTATGCCATCGCCGATAAGGTCGGTCTGGCGCGCGAACGTATCCTCCTGGGTGGCGATCATCTGGGGCCTAATCCCTGGACGGCCTTAAGCGCCGAAGAGGCGATGAAAAAGGCCGATGTGCTGATCGAGCAATATGTCGCCGCCGGTTTCCGTAAGATCCACGCCGACTGTTCCATGTCGTGCGCCGACGATCCGGTGCCTCTGCCGGAAGACACCATAGCCCGTCGCGCCGCACGTTTGATCCGGATTGCCGAAGCCACGCAGGCGCGTGTCGGCGGCGAGCCCTGCGTCTATGTCATCGGCACTGAAGTCCCGGTGCCCGGCGGCGCAGCGGAAGATTTGCCCGAACTGGAGGTCACGACGCCCGAAGCGGCGCTGGCCACGATCGAGGCGCACCGCGCTATTTTTTCAGCCGAGGGGCTCGCCGACGCCTGGCCGCGCGTCATCGGCGCCGTGGTGCAGCCGGGCGTCGAGTTCGACCATCACAAGGTCATCGACTACGATCGCGCCAGGGCGGTGAAACTCAGTGCCGCGCTAGACGCACAGCCGCATATCGTCTTCGAAGCCCACTCGACCGATTATCAGACGCCAAAGGCGTTGAAGCAACTGGTCGAGGATCATTTCGCCATATTGAAGGTCGGGCCGGGCGTCACCTTTGCGCTCCGAGAAGCCTTCTGGGCACTGGACGCTATCGAGCGCGAATGGGTGGGCGAGGACAAGGCCTCGCGCTTCCGTCATATCGCCATCGAGCGCATGAAGGCCGATCCGCGCAACTGGGCCAAATATTATCATGCGACAGGGGCGGACCTTCAGTTCGACCTGCAGTATAGTCTCTCCGACCGTATCCGCTATTACTGGCCGGACGCGCAGATCACCGCGGCGCAGGAGACGATGTTCGACAATCTGACCAACAACCCGCCGCCCCTGGCGCTGATCAGCCAGTATCTGCCGGAGGCCTATGCCGCCATCCGCAATGCCGGCCTGACGCCCACCCCGGCCCATCTGGTGATCGCGCATATCGGCGCGACGCTGGAGGCCTATCGCGCGGCCTGCACCCCTGAGCCGGAGTATGCTTATGCCTGA
- a CDS encoding EamA family transporter, producing MTDTTVTAPAAPADAGKRWLLFAFLTVALWGVWGAFAGISAQRGFPETLVYCVWAVTMIVPAVIVMQREKWKLDRDPKSILYGLLIGLTGAGGQMILFYAVTTGPAYLIFPIISLSPLVTILMSFAFLKERTTKLGALGVVLALIALPLFDFSPQGFSFTQGAGWFPLALVIMLCWGVQAYFMKLANHRMSAESIFFYMMIAGLMLVPVAIGMTDFAKPINWGWDGPWLAGGIQILNAIGALSLVYAFRYGKAIVVAPLTNAGGPLVTAVISLLIAGVMPGELKMIGLALAFIASALLALAA from the coding sequence ATGACCGACACGACCGTAACCGCGCCCGCTGCTCCCGCTGACGCTGGCAAGCGCTGGCTGTTGTTCGCCTTCCTGACTGTCGCCCTGTGGGGCGTCTGGGGCGCCTTTGCCGGCATTTCCGCCCAGCGCGGCTTCCCGGAGACTCTGGTCTATTGCGTCTGGGCCGTGACCATGATCGTTCCGGCGGTCATCGTCATGCAGCGCGAAAAATGGAAGCTGGACCGCGATCCGAAATCGATCCTCTACGGCCTGCTGATCGGTCTGACCGGGGCGGGCGGGCAGATGATACTCTTCTATGCCGTGACGACCGGCCCGGCCTATCTGATTTTCCCCATCATTTCGCTGTCGCCGCTGGTGACCATACTCATGTCGTTCGCTTTCCTGAAGGAGCGCACGACGAAGCTGGGGGCGCTGGGCGTGGTTCTGGCCCTGATCGCCCTGCCGCTGTTCGATTTCTCGCCGCAGGGATTTTCGTTCACGCAAGGGGCGGGGTGGTTCCCGCTGGCTCTCGTCATTATGCTGTGCTGGGGCGTGCAGGCCTATTTCATGAAGTTGGCCAACCATCGCATGAGCGCCGAAAGCATCTTCTTCTACATGATGATCGCCGGGCTGATGCTGGTGCCGGTGGCCATCGGCATGACCGATTTCGCCAAACCCATCAACTGGGGCTGGGACGGGCCGTGGCTGGCGGGCGGCATTCAGATACTCAACGCCATCGGCGCCCTGTCGCTGGTCTATGCCTTCCGTTACGGCAAGGCCATCGTCGTGGCACCCCTGACCAATGCCGGCGGACCGCTAGTCACGGCGGTGATTTCGCTGCTGATCGCCGGTGTGATGCCCGGAGAGCTCAAGATGATCGGTCTGGCGCTGGCCTTTATCGCTTCGGCCCTGCTGGCTCTGGCGGCTTGA
- a CDS encoding glycoside hydrolase family 36 protein: MITEPHMHRRSLLALFGGTILATGALGASRAWATVPVARAGGKALTVEFDAALNGRLVSGLSGQAVVLSDFAASETVTLTGDKVVSAFSFAEHRQAPVSDAHGKGVRHTVRGTSAEGLEKVVSLTFYERYPGFPLLKVTWRNTRTEPLSIESYRIGAHMLKSSGAGFWSWSGSTHADRRDWVQPAKEGFEQANFMGMNASDYGSGTPVVDVWRPDAGIAVGHIELRPKAVSLPIVSTAAGASVALQEARAVTLNSGDTLESLDAFVTAHQRDYYATLDAYRRIMADRGLAAPKAPEGSYEAIWCAWGYDRNFNVAEVEGTYAKVKELGFKWAVLDDGWQTNEGDWALDPRKFRTEADMIAFVKAIRAAGLKPKLWLAPLAVDPGSDLLHDHTDMLLLDENGAVQDVTWWNAFYLCPAYQPTIDYTRKLVHRIIAEWGYEGLKLDGQHMNGVAPCYNPAHNHARPEESVEKLQDFWKMVYDTAIAANPQAVVEFCPCGTSYAFHNLPYTNQVPSSDPLSSWQVRHKGKSLKALMGRDAAYAGDHVELSDGGNDWASTVGIGAVISTKFTWPNEGRGKDANFRLTPEREAVWRKWADIYNAKMLPKGQYLGELYDIGFDKPEAHAVEKDGKLYYAFYAPKTAPLWDGSVELRGLGKGAYRLTDYVNGKDLGTVTAATSRIPAKFEQSLLIEAVPVKGRRA, encoded by the coding sequence ATGATCACAGAACCCCATATGCACAGGCGCAGCTTGCTGGCCCTGTTCGGCGGGACCATTCTGGCGACGGGCGCGCTGGGCGCAAGCCGCGCGTGGGCGACAGTGCCTGTGGCGCGCGCCGGCGGCAAGGCGCTGACCGTCGAATTCGACGCCGCCCTGAATGGCCGACTGGTCTCTGGCTTGAGCGGACAGGCGGTCGTGCTCAGCGATTTCGCGGCGTCGGAGACGGTGACGCTCACCGGCGACAAGGTCGTCAGCGCCTTCAGCTTTGCCGAACATCGTCAGGCCCCGGTCAGCGATGCGCACGGCAAGGGGGTGAGGCATACGGTGCGCGGCACTTCGGCCGAGGGACTGGAAAAGGTCGTCAGCCTGACTTTTTATGAGCGTTATCCAGGCTTCCCGCTGTTGAAGGTGACGTGGCGCAATACACGCACCGAACCGTTGAGCATCGAAAGCTACCGCATCGGCGCGCATATGCTGAAATCCTCAGGTGCGGGCTTCTGGTCGTGGTCGGGCTCGACACACGCCGATCGCCGCGACTGGGTGCAGCCGGCAAAGGAGGGTTTCGAGCAGGCCAACTTCATGGGCATGAACGCCTCGGACTACGGTTCGGGCACGCCGGTCGTTGACGTTTGGCGTCCGGACGCGGGTATCGCCGTGGGCCATATCGAATTACGGCCCAAGGCCGTGTCGCTGCCCATCGTATCGACCGCGGCCGGAGCGTCGGTAGCGCTGCAGGAAGCGCGCGCCGTGACCCTGAACAGCGGCGACACGCTGGAATCGCTCGACGCCTTCGTTACGGCGCATCAGCGCGACTATTATGCGACGCTCGACGCCTATCGCCGCATCATGGCCGACCGCGGTCTGGCCGCGCCCAAGGCGCCCGAAGGATCTTATGAGGCTATCTGGTGCGCCTGGGGCTACGACCGCAATTTTAACGTTGCCGAGGTCGAAGGCACCTACGCCAAGGTAAAGGAACTGGGCTTCAAATGGGCCGTGCTCGATGACGGCTGGCAGACCAACGAAGGCGACTGGGCGCTCGATCCGCGTAAGTTCCGCACCGAGGCGGACATGATCGCCTTCGTCAAGGCGATCCGCGCCGCCGGTCTGAAACCCAAGCTGTGGCTGGCGCCGCTGGCCGTCGATCCGGGCTCGGACCTGCTGCACGACCACACCGACATGCTGCTGCTGGATGAAAACGGCGCAGTGCAGGACGTGACGTGGTGGAACGCCTTCTATCTGTGCCCGGCCTATCAGCCGACCATCGATTACACGCGAAAGCTCGTGCACAGGATTATCGCCGAATGGGGCTATGAAGGCCTCAAGCTGGATGGCCAGCATATGAACGGCGTCGCGCCCTGCTATAACCCGGCGCACAACCACGCTCGCCCGGAAGAGTCGGTCGAAAAGCTTCAGGACTTCTGGAAGATGGTCTACGACACGGCCATCGCCGCCAATCCGCAGGCCGTGGTCGAATTCTGTCCGTGCGGCACGTCCTATGCCTTCCATAATCTGCCCTATACCAATCAGGTGCCGTCGTCCGATCCGTTGTCTTCGTGGCAGGTGCGCCATAAGGGCAAGTCGCTCAAGGCGCTGATGGGGCGTGACGCCGCCTATGCGGGCGACCATGTCGAACTGAGCGACGGCGGCAACGACTGGGCATCGACCGTCGGTATCGGCGCGGTCATCTCCACCAAATTCACCTGGCCGAACGAGGGTCGGGGCAAGGACGCCAATTTCCGACTGACGCCGGAACGCGAGGCCGTGTGGCGCAAATGGGCCGACATCTATAACGCCAAGATGCTGCCCAAAGGCCAGTATCTGGGGGAGCTTTATGATATCGGCTTCGACAAGCCGGAGGCCCACGCGGTCGAAAAGGACGGCAAGCTCTACTACGCCTTTTATGCCCCCAAAACGGCGCCCCTGTGGGACGGTTCGGTCGAACTGCGCGGTCTGGGCAAGGGCGCGTACCGTCTGACCGACTATGTCAACGGCAAGGATCTCGGCACGGTGACGGCGGCGACCAGCCGCATTCCGGCGAAGTTCGAACAGTCTCTGCTTATCGAAGCCGTTCCCGTCAAGGGCCGCCGCGCATGA
- a CDS encoding amidohydrolase family protein, whose product MRLNTRLRLALAPLALFMAVPALSQTDTYSVADFDKVRKFDAHVHVNVKDAAFLEQARADNFEILSINVDYPAFPSVADQAAAAHQFHKADPQHFHYAATFSMKGFGQAGWAKATNAYLDSEFKQGALAVKVWKNVGMVERDAANRLIFIDDKGFAPVFKHLTQKKIPLIAHQGEPRNCWLPVEQMTTNNDKAYFSNHPEYHMYLHPEMPSYESLMARRDHMVAANPKLRVVGAHMASLEWSVDEAAKFLDAHPNAVIELAARIAQIQYQSVRDYNKVRDFFIRYQDRIMYGTDLTLNPGDDAQGFKKVAHGYWLSDWTYLATAETQRVADIDADARGLALPKSVIDKIYYTNARREFFKK is encoded by the coding sequence ATGAGGCTCAACACCCGTTTGCGGCTCGCCCTGGCTCCGCTGGCCCTGTTTATGGCCGTCCCCGCCCTGAGCCAGACAGACACCTATAGCGTCGCCGACTTTGACAAGGTGCGCAAGTTCGACGCCCACGTCCACGTCAATGTGAAGGATGCGGCCTTCCTCGAACAGGCGCGCGCCGACAATTTCGAAATCCTGTCGATCAATGTCGATTATCCGGCCTTCCCGTCTGTCGCCGACCAGGCCGCCGCCGCGCATCAGTTCCACAAGGCCGATCCGCAGCACTTCCACTACGCCGCGACCTTCTCGATGAAGGGCTTCGGTCAGGCCGGCTGGGCGAAAGCGACCAATGCCTATCTGGATTCGGAGTTCAAACAGGGCGCGCTGGCGGTCAAGGTGTGGAAGAATGTCGGCATGGTCGAGCGCGATGCCGCAAACCGGCTGATCTTCATTGACGACAAGGGGTTTGCGCCGGTCTTCAAACATCTGACGCAAAAGAAGATTCCGTTGATCGCGCATCAGGGGGAGCCGCGTAACTGCTGGCTGCCGGTCGAGCAGATGACGACCAATAACGACAAGGCCTATTTCAGCAACCACCCGGAATATCACATGTATCTCCATCCGGAGATGCCGAGCTACGAAAGCCTGATGGCCAGGCGCGACCATATGGTCGCGGCCAATCCGAAACTGCGCGTCGTCGGCGCGCACATGGCCAGCCTGGAATGGAGCGTCGATGAGGCCGCAAAATTCCTCGACGCCCACCCCAATGCGGTGATCGAACTGGCGGCGCGCATCGCGCAGATCCAGTACCAGTCCGTTCGCGATTACAATAAGGTGCGCGACTTCTTCATCCGCTATCAGGATCGCATCATGTACGGTACGGACCTGACGCTCAATCCCGGTGACGACGCGCAGGGCTTCAAGAAGGTCGCCCACGGCTACTGGCTGTCGGACTGGACCTATCTGGCCACCGCAGAGACGCAGCGTGTGGCCGACATCGACGCCGATGCGCGCGGGCTGGCCCTGCCGAAAAGCGTGATAGACAAGATCTATTACACCAATGCCAGGCGTGAGTTTTTCAAGAAATAA
- a CDS encoding NPCBM/NEW2 domain-containing protein encodes MSVRSLLASVAAIGLLALSVPVYAETDALTATGKWSVPERKQARTPPMGWNSWNAFRTEVDEAKVLGAARVLVDSGLSKLGYTYVNIDDGWWLKRRQSDGRLEIRTAIFPSAKVKGKNSSFRPYTDKLHGMGLKAGIYTDIGRNACSQAYDLHSPNLPEGTTAEREVGLYGHVDQDIGLYFKEWGFDYIKVDACGINVYAPGSPLVRDHAYTPVPPLIDQAAISRTDIPAVRSMYDKVASALATANPDGDYVLSICNWGTADVRTWGKQTGHMWRTSGDITPTWTRMLHNFDSASTRALYAKPGAWNDPDILFIGHGDFDADHLTEARSHFALWAIINAPLLISYDLRQAPQSLMDIWGNAGIVAVNQDRGGHQGVIAYASDDVQIIVKTLSTGRKAVALFNRGLAKTDITLTAAHLKFSGTAPVQLKNLWDQSATPFTGETTFSVEPRQVLIFEASGERLLTDGVYLSEIPGDVNVAADGVVSPEPDPVVHRMRNSWGQTRGSGERPAYTGWGGAQADATPYDQALRIGGQGFDTGIGIQSDSRLEVRNTAGYTRFETLVGVDDSTRNTKDRVRFYVYGDGQLLTRSEPVAFGDAPRPLKADITGRQIVEVVARTENRSSDLPLVVIWAEAALRK; translated from the coding sequence ATGTCCGTTCGTTCGTTGCTTGCTTCCGTCGCCGCCATCGGCCTCCTCGCCCTGTCCGTACCGGTATACGCCGAAACCGATGCGCTGACTGCCACAGGCAAGTGGTCGGTGCCGGAACGCAAACAGGCGCGCACACCGCCGATGGGCTGGAACTCGTGGAACGCCTTCCGCACCGAGGTCGATGAGGCCAAGGTGCTGGGCGCGGCCAGGGTGCTGGTCGATAGCGGCCTGTCGAAGCTCGGCTATACCTACGTCAATATCGACGACGGCTGGTGGCTGAAGCGCCGGCAAAGCGACGGACGGCTGGAAATCCGCACGGCCATCTTCCCCAGCGCCAAGGTCAAGGGCAAGAACTCCAGCTTCCGGCCCTATACGGACAAGCTGCACGGCATGGGGCTGAAGGCCGGCATCTATACCGATATCGGTCGCAACGCCTGCTCTCAGGCCTATGATCTGCATTCGCCCAACCTGCCCGAAGGCACGACGGCGGAGCGCGAAGTCGGCCTCTATGGCCATGTCGATCAGGATATCGGCCTCTATTTCAAGGAATGGGGTTTCGACTATATCAAGGTCGACGCCTGCGGCATCAATGTCTATGCGCCGGGCAGCCCGCTGGTGCGCGACCATGCCTATACGCCCGTGCCGCCCCTGATCGATCAGGCCGCCATCAGCCGCACCGACATTCCCGCCGTGCGCAGCATGTACGACAAGGTCGCCTCGGCGCTGGCCACCGCCAACCCGGATGGCGACTACGTCCTGTCGATCTGCAACTGGGGTACGGCCGACGTCCGCACCTGGGGGAAGCAGACCGGCCATATGTGGCGCACCAGCGGCGACATCACGCCCACCTGGACGCGGATGCTGCACAATTTCGACAGCGCCTCGACCCGCGCCCTCTACGCCAAGCCCGGCGCGTGGAACGATCCGGACATCCTGTTTATCGGCCATGGTGATTTCGACGCCGATCACCTGACGGAAGCGCGGTCGCACTTCGCCCTGTGGGCCATTATCAACGCGCCGCTGCTGATCAGCTACGACCTGCGTCAGGCGCCGCAGAGCCTGATGGACATCTGGGGCAATGCGGGCATCGTCGCCGTCAATCAGGATAGGGGCGGCCATCAGGGGGTCATCGCCTACGCGTCCGACGACGTGCAGATCATCGTCAAGACCCTGTCCACCGGCAGGAAGGCCGTCGCCCTGTTCAATCGCGGGCTGGCCAAGACCGACATCACCCTGACCGCCGCCCACCTGAAATTCTCAGGGACAGCGCCGGTTCAACTGAAAAACCTGTGGGACCAGAGCGCGACGCCCTTCACCGGCGAAACCACCTTCAGCGTCGAACCGCGTCAGGTGCTGATCTTCGAGGCCTCCGGGGAGCGCCTGCTGACGGACGGCGTCTATCTGTCGGAAATTCCGGGCGATGTGAATGTCGCCGCCGACGGTGTCGTGTCGCCGGAACCCGACCCGGTTGTCCATCGCATGCGCAATTCGTGGGGTCAGACGCGCGGGTCCGGCGAACGCCCCGCCTACACCGGCTGGGGCGGAGCGCAGGCCGACGCCACCCCCTACGATCAGGCGCTGCGCATCGGCGGGCAAGGCTTCGATACGGGCATCGGCATCCAGTCGGATTCACGTCTCGAAGTGCGCAATACGGCGGGTTATACCCGCTTCGAAACGCTTGTGGGCGTGGACGATTCCACCCGCAACACGAAGGATAGGGTGCGCTTCTACGTCTATGGCGACGGACAGTTGCTGACCCGGAGCGAGCCCGTGGCCTTCGGCGATGCGCCGCGCCCGCTCAAAGCCGACATTACCGGTCGCCAGATCGTGGAAGTCGTCGCCCGCACCGAAAACCGCAGCAGCGACCTGCCGCTGGTGGTCATCTGGGCCGAGGCCGCGCTCAGGAAATAG